The following coding sequences are from one Pseudomonas oryzae window:
- a CDS encoding ABC transporter ATP-binding protein → MSTSILTARNLSKVVSSTEGELTILDDLSLDLAQGDSLAIVGRSGSGKSTLLGLLAGLDQPSAGEVRLAGHALSRLDEDQRARVRAEHVGFVFQSFQLLDSLTALENVMLPLELDGRSDARQNARALLERVGLGQRLSHYPRQLSGGEQQRVAIARAFAGEPDILFADEPTGNLDSLTGERITELLFELNRERGTTLVLVTHDARLAGRCQQQLRLEAGRRIAMEA, encoded by the coding sequence ATGAGTACCAGCATTCTCACTGCGCGAAACCTTAGCAAAGTGGTCAGCAGCACGGAAGGCGAGCTGACCATCCTCGACGACCTCAGCCTCGACCTCGCGCAGGGCGACAGCCTGGCCATCGTCGGCCGCTCCGGATCGGGCAAGTCCACCCTGCTCGGCCTGCTCGCCGGGCTCGACCAGCCCAGCGCTGGCGAAGTGCGACTGGCCGGCCATGCCCTCTCCCGGCTCGACGAAGACCAGCGCGCGCGCGTGCGCGCCGAGCATGTCGGTTTCGTGTTCCAGTCGTTCCAGCTGCTCGACAGCCTCACCGCACTGGAGAACGTCATGCTGCCGCTGGAGCTCGACGGTCGCAGCGACGCCCGGCAGAACGCCCGCGCGCTGCTCGAGCGGGTCGGCCTCGGCCAGCGCCTTAGCCACTACCCCCGCCAGCTCTCCGGCGGCGAGCAGCAGCGGGTGGCCATCGCCCGCGCCTTCGCCGGCGAGCCGGACATCCTGTTCGCCGACGAGCCCACCGGCAACCTCGACAGCCTGACCGGCGAGCGCATCACCGAGCTGCTGTTCGAACTCAACCGCGAGCGCGGCACCACCCTGGTGCTGGTCACCCACGACGCCCGCCTCGCCGGCCGCTGCCAGCAGCAATTGCGCCTGGAAGCCGGGCGCCGCATCGCCATGGAGGCCTGA
- a CDS encoding ABC transporter permease → MRALPLPRLLQLGLRQLLREARSGELRVLFFALLIAVAASTAIGYFSGRLNAAMLLRASEFLAADLVLHGTAAAEPTQIAAGQARGLSHARSVEFASVIATDQGVQLASVKAVDEGYPLRGQLKSAARPYGPEMPGGRPAPGELWAEARLLVALDLQIGDLVEIGRQPLRLTRVLTYEPDRGGDFYSLTPHVLINLADLEATGVVQPGSRVRYRELWRGTPTQLADYRDAIAPTLAAHQRLQDARDGNRQVGNALDRAARYLNLASLAAVLLAGVAVALSATRFAQRRYDLSAMLRCFGLSRREALLLFCVQLLILGLLASLAGALLGWLAQFGLFRLLAGLLPGEIPAGDLQPALVGMATGLVALTGFALPPLAALGRVPPLRVLRRDLLPPPLAIWLVYAIALLALGLIMWWLSLDILLTLALLGGGLLAALALGGLWLWLLRGLRRLLADAGLTWRLGLGQLLRHPLAAAGQSLAFGLILLAMALALLLRSELLDNWRQQLPAQAPNHFALNILTGEREAFAARIAELSPQPATLYPVIPGRLVSINGAPAREVVSTESRGERAVRRDLNLTWSSHLPQDNQVVAGHWWDALPTGHGPAVSVEEKLAESLGVKPGDRLGFEIGGQPLEAEVTSLRRVNWDNFQPNFFMVFAPQSLAELPTTYMTSFYLPPGSERSLVELARAFPTVTLLQIDAVLAQLRDILAQVTLAVEYVLLFVLAAGLMVLFAGLQATLDERIRQGALLRAIGANRQLLVRARRSEFAVLGAGSGLLAALGCEVVSALLYRLVFDLGWQPHPQLLLLPPIGALLVGAAGLFGTRRALSASPLAVLRET, encoded by the coding sequence ATGCGTGCGCTGCCGCTGCCCCGCCTGCTTCAGCTCGGCCTGCGCCAGCTGCTGCGCGAGGCCCGCTCCGGCGAGCTGCGCGTGCTGTTCTTCGCCCTGCTGATCGCCGTGGCGGCCAGCACGGCCATCGGCTATTTCAGCGGCAGGCTGAATGCGGCCATGCTGCTGCGCGCAAGCGAGTTTCTCGCCGCCGACCTGGTGCTGCACGGCACGGCAGCGGCCGAGCCCACGCAGATCGCCGCTGGCCAGGCGCGCGGCCTGAGCCACGCGCGCAGCGTGGAATTCGCCAGCGTCATCGCCACCGACCAGGGCGTGCAACTGGCAAGCGTCAAGGCGGTCGACGAGGGCTATCCGCTACGCGGCCAGCTGAAGAGCGCCGCGCGGCCGTACGGTCCCGAGATGCCCGGGGGACGACCCGCGCCCGGCGAGTTGTGGGCCGAGGCCCGCCTGCTGGTGGCGCTCGATCTGCAGATCGGCGACCTGGTCGAGATCGGCCGCCAGCCGCTGCGCCTCACCCGTGTGCTGACCTACGAGCCGGATCGCGGCGGCGACTTCTACAGCCTGACTCCCCATGTACTGATCAATCTGGCCGACCTCGAGGCCACCGGCGTGGTCCAGCCCGGCAGCCGGGTACGCTACCGCGAACTGTGGCGGGGTACGCCAACGCAGCTGGCCGACTATCGTGACGCCATCGCACCGACTCTGGCCGCCCACCAGCGCCTGCAGGATGCCCGCGACGGCAACCGCCAGGTGGGCAACGCGCTGGATCGCGCGGCCCGCTACCTCAACCTCGCCAGTCTGGCCGCCGTGCTGCTCGCCGGCGTGGCCGTCGCCCTGTCGGCCACGCGTTTCGCCCAGCGCCGCTACGACCTCAGCGCCATGCTGCGCTGCTTCGGCCTGTCGCGGCGCGAAGCGCTGCTGTTGTTCTGCGTGCAACTGCTGATCCTCGGCCTGCTCGCCAGCCTGGCGGGCGCCCTGCTCGGCTGGCTGGCGCAGTTCGGCCTGTTCCGCCTGCTCGCTGGCCTGCTGCCCGGCGAGATCCCCGCCGGCGACCTGCAGCCGGCGCTGGTCGGCATGGCCACCGGCCTGGTCGCCCTGACCGGCTTCGCCCTGCCACCGCTGGCGGCCCTCGGCCGGGTGCCGCCGCTGCGCGTGCTGCGCCGCGACCTGCTGCCACCGCCGCTGGCCATCTGGCTGGTCTACGCGATCGCCCTGCTCGCCCTCGGTCTGATCATGTGGTGGCTGAGCCTGGACATCCTGCTGACCCTGGCCCTGCTCGGTGGCGGCCTGCTCGCCGCCCTGGCGCTCGGCGGCCTTTGGCTGTGGCTGCTGCGCGGCCTGCGCCGCCTGCTGGCCGACGCCGGACTGACCTGGCGTCTCGGCCTCGGCCAGCTGCTGCGCCACCCGCTGGCGGCAGCCGGCCAGTCGCTGGCCTTCGGTCTGATCCTGCTGGCCATGGCCCTGGCCCTGCTGCTGCGCAGCGAACTGCTGGACAACTGGCGTCAGCAACTGCCGGCCCAGGCGCCCAACCACTTCGCCCTCAACATCCTGACGGGCGAGCGCGAAGCCTTCGCCGCGCGCATCGCCGAACTGTCGCCGCAGCCAGCCACCCTCTATCCGGTGATTCCGGGGCGCCTGGTCAGCATCAACGGCGCACCGGCCCGCGAGGTGGTGAGCACGGAATCGCGTGGCGAGCGGGCCGTACGCCGCGACCTCAACCTGACCTGGTCGAGTCACCTGCCGCAAGACAACCAGGTCGTCGCCGGTCACTGGTGGGACGCCCTGCCGACCGGCCACGGCCCCGCGGTTTCGGTGGAGGAGAAGCTGGCGGAAAGCCTCGGCGTCAAGCCCGGCGACCGGCTGGGCTTCGAGATCGGCGGCCAGCCTCTGGAAGCCGAGGTGACCAGCCTGCGCAGAGTCAACTGGGACAACTTCCAGCCCAACTTCTTCATGGTCTTCGCACCGCAGAGCCTCGCCGAGCTGCCCACCACCTACATGACCAGCTTCTATCTGCCGCCGGGCTCCGAGCGTAGCCTGGTCGAACTGGCGCGCGCCTTCCCGACCGTCACCCTGCTGCAGATCGACGCCGTGCTGGCGCAGCTGCGCGACATCCTCGCCCAGGTCACCTTGGCCGTCGAATACGTGCTGCTGTTCGTCCTCGCTGCGGGGCTGATGGTGCTGTTCGCCGGCCTGCAGGCCACCCTCGACGAACGTATCCGCCAGGGCGCCCTGCTGCGCGCCATCGGCGCCAATCGGCAACTGCTGGTACGTGCGCGACGCAGCGAATTCGCCGTGCTCGGCGCCGGCAGTGGCCTGCTCGCCGCCCTCGGCTGCGAGGTGGTCAGCGCCCTGCTCTATCGCCTGGTGTTCGACCTCGGCTGGCAGCCACACCCGCAGCTGTTGTTGCTGCCGCCGATCGGCGCCCTGCTGGTCGGCGCCGCCGGCCTGTTCGGCACCCGCCGCGCGCTGAGCGCCAGCCCGCTCGCCGTACTGCGCGAGACCTGA
- the greB gene encoding transcription elongation factor GreB — MSRYRPPRTAGTPLITPEGEARLRAELHELWNVRRPQVTQAVSEAAAQGDRSENAEYTYGKKMLREIDSRVRFLRKRLENLKVVSERPADPGKVYFGAWITLEDEQGETARYRIVGPDEFDLRQNLISIDSPLARALVGKALDAEVQVQTPTGVRTWYVVEIDYP, encoded by the coding sequence ATGAGCCGCTACCGTCCGCCGCGCACCGCCGGCACTCCGCTGATCACTCCCGAAGGCGAGGCGCGGCTGCGTGCCGAGCTGCACGAGCTTTGGAACGTGCGCCGCCCCCAGGTCACCCAGGCCGTCAGCGAAGCCGCCGCACAGGGCGACCGCTCGGAAAACGCCGAGTACACCTACGGCAAGAAGATGCTGCGCGAAATCGACAGCCGCGTGCGCTTCCTGCGCAAGCGCCTGGAAAACCTCAAGGTGGTCAGCGAGCGCCCGGCCGATCCGGGCAAGGTCTATTTCGGCGCCTGGATCACCCTCGAGGACGAACAGGGCGAAACAGCGCGCTACCGCATCGTCGGCCCCGACGAGTTCGATCTCCGGCAGAACCTGATCAGCATCGACTCGCCCCTGGCCCGCGCCCTGGTCGGCAAGGCGCTGGACGCGGAAGTGCAGGTACAGACACCGACCGGCGTGCGCACCTGGTATGTGGTGGAAATCGACTATCCCTGA
- a CDS encoding DoxX family protein, translating into MNAFCTSLLSTRGGYGLAVVRIVIGLTFMAHGAQKLFGWFGGYGLAGVGQWMESIGLTPGYLMALLAGSGEFFGGLALVIGLLVRPAAAVLAVVSLVAMFSVHWANGFFITNNGYEYALALLAVNVALLIDGAGKWSLDGCLCRKP; encoded by the coding sequence ATGAATGCCTTCTGCACATCCCTGTTGTCGACCCGCGGTGGCTATGGCCTGGCCGTGGTGCGCATCGTGATCGGCCTGACCTTCATGGCCCATGGCGCACAGAAACTGTTCGGCTGGTTCGGCGGTTATGGTCTGGCCGGGGTCGGCCAATGGATGGAGTCGATCGGCCTGACTCCGGGCTACCTGATGGCTCTGCTCGCCGGCAGCGGCGAATTCTTCGGTGGCCTGGCTCTGGTGATCGGCCTGCTGGTGCGCCCGGCGGCGGCGGTGCTGGCGGTGGTGTCGCTGGTGGCCATGTTCAGCGTGCACTGGGCGAATGGTTTCTTCATCACCAACAACGGTTACGAGTACGCCCTGGCGTTGCTCGCGGTGAACGTGGCCCTGCTGATCGACGGCGCCGGCAAGTGGTCGCTGGATGGTTGCCTGTGCCGTAAGCCGTGA
- a CDS encoding MltF family protein has protein sequence MAGKCSLLPARWLRALAVLVLLPGLLGLLPLPAQARLAGPPEGWSAAESVRDLAAIRASGQLRVLVNQSRHSSGMVRGEAIGVEYHRLRAFEQYLNRTARDGREVRLRLIPLPKEQLLPALLRGEGDLVAPGELLPVRRGMAVRASAPIQHDVPLVVVARQGNRRYQRLEQLAGRSLALPAGSAAREALQRLNAGLKTPIVADWQDPTLAVEDVLEMVQAGILPMTAVELPIAERWAKVMPKLRIDRHLVLAQKDDLSWYVHRAAPSLRAGIDLFLREYRPPADQDQVLQRVYRRLYKVRQPLGPTERQRLERVRPTLMRHARAQSLDWLLLAALAFKESTLNPNARGAGGARGLLQVTPAAARSVGVGNAASLDGNVQAGAKYLAMIRRRYFASSQLNERERMAFVLAAYNMGPQRVQSLRAEARRRGLDPNRWFFQVERLAAERIGMGVVSYVSSVNKYHLALSRERYRLEPE, from the coding sequence ATGGCTGGCAAATGCAGTCTTCTTCCCGCGCGCTGGCTGCGCGCGCTGGCCGTGCTGGTGTTGTTGCCGGGCCTTCTGGGGCTGTTGCCTCTGCCTGCGCAGGCACGTCTGGCCGGTCCGCCGGAGGGCTGGAGCGCGGCGGAAAGCGTACGCGACCTCGCGGCGATCCGCGCCAGCGGTCAGTTGCGCGTGCTGGTCAACCAGAGCCGGCACAGTTCCGGGATGGTGCGCGGCGAAGCGATCGGTGTGGAGTACCATCGTCTGCGCGCCTTCGAGCAGTACCTCAATCGTACCGCCCGCGATGGCCGCGAGGTGCGTCTGCGGCTGATCCCGCTGCCCAAGGAGCAGCTGCTGCCGGCCTTGCTGCGCGGGGAGGGCGACCTGGTCGCCCCCGGCGAACTCCTGCCGGTGCGTCGCGGTATGGCGGTGCGCGCCAGTGCGCCGATCCAGCATGACGTGCCGCTGGTGGTGGTGGCCCGACAGGGCAATCGTCGTTACCAGCGCCTGGAGCAGCTGGCCGGGCGCAGTCTCGCGCTGCCGGCCGGCAGTGCCGCGCGCGAGGCCTTGCAGCGCCTCAACGCTGGGCTGAAGACGCCGATCGTCGCCGACTGGCAGGATCCGACCCTGGCGGTGGAGGATGTGCTGGAGATGGTGCAGGCCGGCATCCTGCCGATGACCGCGGTCGAACTGCCGATCGCCGAGCGTTGGGCCAAGGTGATGCCGAAGCTGCGCATCGACCGTCATCTGGTGCTGGCGCAGAAGGACGACCTCAGCTGGTACGTCCATCGCGCGGCGCCCAGCCTGCGTGCCGGCATCGATCTGTTTCTGCGCGAGTACCGGCCGCCGGCCGATCAGGATCAGGTGCTGCAGCGCGTCTACCGGCGCCTGTACAAGGTCCGCCAGCCCCTCGGGCCGACCGAGCGGCAGCGTCTGGAGCGGGTGCGTCCGACGCTTATGCGGCATGCCCGGGCCCAGTCCCTGGACTGGCTGCTGCTGGCGGCGCTGGCGTTCAAGGAGTCCACCCTCAACCCCAATGCCCGTGGTGCGGGTGGCGCCCGCGGCCTGCTGCAGGTCACCCCGGCGGCGGCGCGCAGCGTCGGCGTCGGCAATGCGGCCAGCCTGGACGGCAATGTGCAGGCCGGCGCCAAGTACCTGGCGATGATCCGCCGGCGCTATTTCGCCAGTTCGCAGCTCAACGAGCGCGAGCGGATGGCCTTCGTGCTGGCCGCCTACAACATGGGGCCGCAACGGGTGCAGAGTCTGCGGGCGGAGGCGCGCCGGCGCGGACTCGATCCCAATCGCTGGTTTTTCCAGGTCGAACGACTGGCGGCCGAGCGGATCGGCATGGGGGTGGTCAGCTACGTGAGCAGCGTGAACAAGTACCATCTGGCGCTGAGCCGTGAGCGCTATCGCCTGGAGCCTGAGTGA
- a CDS encoding TatD family hydrolase produces MQLIDIGVNLTHGSFAREREACIARAREAGVCQMVLTGTSVEDSEAALQLCRQFDREGQRLFATAGLHPHEASQWNSDSARQLRALLAEPQVRAVGECGLDFNRDFSPRPAQEHALEEQLALACELAKPVFLHEREASEHLLAILRHYRDRLPGAVVHCFTGEKRALYAYLDLDLHIGITGWICDERRGSHLHELVREIPKGRLMLESDAPYLLPRTLRPRPKHGHNEPAFLVEVLNEVARHRGETAQSLAAHSTASARAFFGLPAI; encoded by the coding sequence ATGCAACTGATCGACATCGGCGTCAATCTGACTCATGGCTCCTTCGCCAGGGAGCGCGAGGCTTGCATCGCCCGCGCGCGAGAGGCCGGGGTGTGCCAGATGGTGCTCACCGGAACCTCGGTGGAGGACAGCGAGGCCGCTCTGCAGCTGTGTCGGCAGTTCGACCGCGAAGGCCAGCGGCTGTTCGCCACGGCCGGTCTGCACCCCCACGAGGCCAGCCAGTGGAACAGCGACAGCGCCCGCCAGCTGCGGGCGCTGCTGGCCGAGCCGCAGGTGCGCGCGGTGGGCGAATGCGGGCTGGACTTCAATCGCGACTTCTCGCCGCGCCCGGCCCAGGAACATGCGCTGGAAGAGCAGCTGGCCCTGGCCTGCGAGCTGGCAAAACCGGTGTTCCTCCACGAGCGCGAAGCCAGCGAGCACCTGCTGGCGATCCTGCGCCACTATCGCGACCGCCTGCCGGGCGCGGTGGTGCACTGCTTCACCGGCGAGAAGCGTGCCCTGTACGCCTATCTGGACCTCGACCTGCACATCGGCATCACCGGCTGGATCTGCGACGAACGGCGGGGCAGCCACCTGCACGAACTGGTTCGCGAGATCCCGAAAGGCCGCCTGATGCTGGAGAGCGACGCACCTTATCTGCTGCCGCGCACCCTGCGGCCACGCCCGAAGCACGGCCACAACGAACCGGCATTCCTGGTCGAGGTGCTCAACGAAGTGGCCCGCCATCGCGGCGAAACGGCGCAAAGTCTGGCGGCGCACAGCACCGCCAGCGCACGGGCCTTCTTCGGCCTGCCGGCAATCTGA
- a CDS encoding CHAD domain-containing protein — protein sequence MSAPVSQLIAHFIALDIELLASRARLQARTDGEALHDLRIVVRRLRSRLQPLRGLPGIENLETLAAEFGRLSTPLRDLEVLVAELERVGQVKAAAVRRQRLEQGYARLLGDPVLLRLEHGLAQLPALLRECQREGVLKGWRQRVHRRLHRQRTCLRQALLDPAHDRHRLRLLVKRLRYAAEVWPGQLAMPMAALKQAQSALGDWHDRVVWCQLAADEQDLQPCLPHWRRELAAAEVEADAALLILRRELAGGD from the coding sequence ATGTCCGCTCCGGTCAGCCAGCTGATTGCGCATTTCATCGCGCTGGATATCGAACTCCTGGCCAGCCGTGCGCGCCTGCAGGCGCGCACCGACGGCGAGGCACTGCACGACCTGCGCATCGTGGTGCGGCGCTTGCGCAGTCGTCTGCAACCGCTGCGTGGCTTGCCGGGCATCGAGAACCTGGAGACGCTGGCGGCCGAGTTCGGACGCCTGAGCACGCCGCTGCGCGATCTGGAGGTGCTGGTCGCCGAACTGGAGCGCGTCGGCCAGGTGAAGGCGGCCGCCGTGCGCCGCCAGCGGCTGGAGCAGGGGTATGCGCGCCTGCTCGGTGATCCGGTGCTGCTGCGTCTCGAACATGGCCTGGCGCAGTTGCCCGCCCTGCTGCGCGAATGCCAGCGCGAGGGGGTGCTCAAAGGCTGGCGGCAGAGGGTGCACCGGCGCCTGCACCGCCAGCGAACCTGCCTGCGGCAGGCGCTGCTCGATCCGGCCCACGATCGCCACCGTCTGCGCCTGCTGGTCAAGCGGCTGCGCTATGCCGCCGAGGTCTGGCCGGGACAGCTGGCGATGCCGATGGCGGCGCTCAAGCAGGCGCAATCGGCGCTGGGCGACTGGCATGACCGCGTGGTGTGGTGCCAGCTTGCCGCGGACGAGCAAGACCTGCAGCCTTGCCTGCCGCACTGGCGACGCGAGCTGGCGGCGGCCGAAGTCGAGGCCGATGCGGCGCTGCTGATCCTCCGCCGGGAGCTGGCCGGCGGCGACTGA
- a CDS encoding transglutaminase TgpA family protein, which yields MKKKLSPPIPRISLLWLLVAQVLVILPHLAHLPVWISGLWLVCATWRIQVFRQRTSYPGGLTKAFMLVAAAVGVYASRGSLMGLDAGVALLVSTFLLKLVELKTRRDALVLVFLGFFVVVTSYLFDDGLPAALYSLLPITALLAALIGLQQSGLGERPWPTLRLAGSLLLQATPLMLVLFVLFPRVGPLWSVPMPGPGGSRGLAESMTPGDIAELGQSSALAFRASFDGAIPPRRELYWRALTFEQFDGRRWSQLPEPPRGRPDWQAEGPAISYSIVMQASGQPWLFALDTATTGLEQTRQMGDFRLQRRQPVEQSLLYSVKSWPQARREVQGSPRLGVALQLPAVGNPRARQWAAELKARHPADPQALVDELLGHFAREDYFYTLKPPLAGEHTVDHFLFDSRRGFCAHYAGAMTFVLRAAGIPARVVAGYQGGEVNPAGNYVLVHQFDAHAWVEYWLPGRGWLTVDPTFQVAPTRIEQGLEQALPAEDVFLADAPLSPLRYRHVEWINDLRLSWDSLNYAWQRRVLGYQGVEQLRLLEDWFGKADPTRIGLLLLACAATLLGVLALALFQPWKREHDPLLRQYRRFERLLARHGICRQAGEGPLAFAERAAQSLPAQAAVIRAFAQRFAQQRYAEAAADPAALRRLLARLRRQLPWRPWWRNGNPPLHGAPRG from the coding sequence ATGAAGAAGAAGCTGTCGCCGCCGATCCCGCGCATCAGCCTGCTCTGGCTGCTGGTGGCGCAGGTGCTGGTGATCCTGCCGCACCTCGCCCACCTACCGGTATGGATCAGCGGCCTGTGGCTGGTCTGCGCCACCTGGCGCATCCAGGTGTTCCGTCAGCGCACCAGCTACCCCGGTGGGCTGACCAAGGCCTTCATGCTGGTCGCCGCTGCGGTGGGGGTGTATGCCTCGCGCGGTTCGCTGATGGGCCTGGATGCCGGCGTGGCGCTGCTGGTGTCGACCTTCCTGCTCAAGCTGGTGGAGCTCAAGACCCGCCGCGACGCCCTGGTGCTGGTGTTCCTCGGCTTCTTCGTGGTGGTCACCAGCTATCTGTTCGATGACGGACTGCCAGCGGCGCTGTACAGCCTGCTGCCGATCACTGCGCTGCTGGCGGCGCTGATCGGCCTGCAGCAGAGCGGCCTGGGCGAGCGGCCGTGGCCGACCCTGCGCCTGGCCGGCAGCCTGCTGCTGCAGGCGACGCCGCTGATGCTGGTGCTGTTCGTGCTGTTCCCGCGCGTGGGGCCGCTGTGGTCGGTGCCGATGCCCGGCCCAGGCGGCAGCCGCGGCCTGGCCGAGAGCATGACGCCGGGCGATATCGCCGAACTCGGCCAGTCGTCCGCGCTGGCCTTCCGCGCCAGCTTCGACGGCGCCATTCCGCCGCGGCGCGAGCTGTACTGGCGCGCGCTGACCTTCGAGCAGTTCGACGGTCGGCGCTGGTCGCAGTTGCCCGAGCCGCCGCGCGGGCGCCCCGACTGGCAGGCCGAGGGGCCTGCGATCTCCTACAGCATCGTCATGCAGGCCAGCGGCCAGCCGTGGCTGTTCGCCCTGGACACGGCGACCACCGGCCTCGAACAGACCCGGCAGATGGGCGATTTTCGCCTGCAGCGCCGCCAGCCGGTGGAGCAGAGCCTGCTGTACAGCGTGAAGTCTTGGCCACAGGCACGCCGCGAGGTGCAGGGCAGCCCGCGGCTGGGCGTTGCCCTGCAGTTGCCGGCGGTGGGCAATCCGCGGGCCCGGCAGTGGGCGGCTGAGCTCAAGGCTCGCCACCCGGCGGATCCGCAGGCGCTGGTCGATGAGCTGCTCGGCCATTTCGCCCGCGAGGACTACTTCTATACCCTCAAGCCGCCGCTGGCCGGCGAGCACACGGTCGATCATTTCCTGTTCGACAGCCGGCGCGGTTTCTGCGCCCACTATGCCGGGGCAATGACCTTCGTCCTGCGTGCGGCGGGCATCCCGGCGCGGGTGGTGGCCGGTTACCAGGGCGGCGAGGTCAATCCGGCCGGCAACTACGTGCTGGTGCACCAGTTCGATGCCCATGCCTGGGTGGAGTACTGGCTGCCCGGACGTGGCTGGCTCACCGTCGACCCCACCTTCCAGGTGGCGCCGACGCGCATCGAGCAGGGCCTCGAGCAGGCCCTGCCGGCCGAGGACGTCTTCCTCGCCGATGCGCCGCTGTCGCCGCTGCGTTATCGGCATGTCGAGTGGATCAACGATCTGCGCTTGTCCTGGGACAGTCTCAACTACGCCTGGCAGCGCAGGGTGCTGGGCTACCAGGGCGTCGAGCAGCTCCGGCTGCTGGAAGACTGGTTCGGCAAGGCGGATCCGACCCGCATCGGCTTGCTGCTGCTGGCGTGCGCTGCGACCCTGCTCGGCGTGCTGGCGCTGGCCCTGTTCCAGCCGTGGAAGCGCGAGCACGATCCGCTGCTGCGCCAGTACCGGCGCTTCGAGCGCCTGCTGGCGCGCCACGGGATATGCCGGCAGGCCGGGGAGGGGCCGCTGGCCTTCGCCGAACGCGCCGCCCAGTCGTTGCCCGCCCAGGCCGCGGTAATCCGTGCGTTCGCCCAACGCTTCGCCCAACAGCGCTATGCCGAGGCCGCCGCCGATCCTGCCGCCCTGCGCCGTCTGCTCGCCCGGCTGCGCCGGCAGTTGCCCTGGCGGCCGTGGTGGCGCAACGGCAATCCGCCCCTCCACGGTGCGCCGCGGGGCTGA
- a CDS encoding DUF58 domain-containing protein, with product MPGRLFASRWQRWLDQRIPPARQVRLDQRRIFILPTREGLVFGVALLLMLLAAINYQNSLAYGLTFLLLSVGLVAILHTWRNLAGLQLAAGEAPPVFAGEQACFRVRLQSGGRAHSGIAVGWSPAELQRLDVDASGNGEVELFLPAERRGWLRAPRLRVESRFPLGLLVAWSWVDLDLAALVYPRPVPGELPPAGGAGEDDDEPGVAAQQSGVDDFQGLRPWQSGDSRRRLHWKAWSRGQGLLVKEFSELHSHDLWLDFDSLGGDREARLALLCHWVVHLAAHAQPFGLRLPGVSRAPASGGAQRDLCLRDLALFGLPASPQGGRS from the coding sequence ATGCCGGGCCGCCTGTTCGCCTCGCGCTGGCAGCGTTGGCTGGACCAGCGCATCCCGCCGGCCCGCCAGGTACGCCTGGACCAGCGGCGCATCTTCATCCTGCCCACCCGCGAGGGGCTGGTGTTCGGCGTGGCATTGCTGCTCATGCTGCTGGCGGCGATCAACTACCAGAACAGCCTGGCCTACGGCCTGACCTTCCTGCTGCTGTCGGTGGGGCTGGTGGCCATCCTGCACACCTGGCGCAATCTGGCTGGTCTGCAGCTGGCCGCCGGCGAGGCGCCCCCGGTGTTCGCCGGCGAGCAGGCGTGCTTCCGGGTGCGCCTGCAGAGCGGCGGTCGCGCGCACAGCGGCATCGCCGTCGGCTGGTCGCCGGCGGAACTGCAGCGCCTGGACGTCGACGCCAGCGGCAACGGCGAAGTCGAGCTGTTCCTGCCGGCCGAGCGGCGTGGCTGGTTGCGTGCGCCGCGTCTGCGCGTCGAAAGTCGCTTTCCGCTCGGCCTGCTGGTGGCGTGGAGCTGGGTCGACCTCGATCTGGCCGCGCTGGTCTACCCGCGCCCCGTGCCCGGCGAATTGCCGCCGGCCGGTGGGGCCGGCGAGGACGACGACGAGCCAGGTGTGGCCGCGCAGCAGAGCGGGGTCGACGACTTCCAGGGGCTGCGCCCGTGGCAGAGTGGCGACTCGCGGCGCCGCCTGCACTGGAAGGCCTGGTCGCGTGGCCAGGGCCTGCTGGTCAAGGAATTCAGCGAGCTGCACAGTCACGACCTGTGGCTGGACTTCGACAGCCTGGGCGGCGACCGCGAGGCGCGTCTGGCGCTGCTGTGTCACTGGGTGGTGCACCTGGCGGCCCATGCCCAGCCCTTCGGGCTGCGTCTGCCCGGCGTGAGTCGGGCGCCGGCCTCCGGGGGCGCCCAGCGCGACCTGTGCCTGCGCGATCTGGCGCTGTTCGGCCTGCCGGCCTCGCCGCAGGGAGGGCGGTCATGA